The DNA window agatggagaagaaagaagacttatgtggttgtagttcttggttgatgaacacgccacttgaagtgtgaaagctccaagataagtgtgaattgtcgccacttgagggaaccaaggctctcaagacgagactaggaagaggagaaggcaagttctcactacactcaatcaccaatttgggagagttttgatactacaaattccaattctgaatttagaaggacccaagccctccttttataggagcaagggccggtcatgaGCTTTACAGAGCTTGTACCACAAGCTACCCAAGAGTCTCTTAAGCTAACGCATATAGTGACttatgaagagtcaccttctagaaaattctaaactaaagcctaaagatgctttacaaaaagaggtttctttaggtttcccttttagcacctacctaaacactattctatattatttacaaatttatacaaaagaaactgtaccgaccaggtcatcgggtgtgatgacgtgtcttgcacgtgcccgggtggggcgtgctcagtggaACACTTAGGCTAGAAAAGATGGATGGTTCAGAGATGAGCGTGGTCGCCAGTTCTTGGAACTGGCGTTCTACGATGAACATGGCCGGTTGTCGCCGGGTTGGCTTGTCATCGACGTATTTGGCGATTGGCGATCATGTAGCTTGACATCGCCGCAGGAAGCACGTCGCCAGATCTCCCAACAAGCTCAGATTGAGGCAGATGAAGGCCAGAGGTGTAAGTTCAAGTGTACAACTCCAGTGAGGtgattgttgcgccagcatgGGGCGTGAAGGGTGTTTGGGTTGAGGGGACAGCTCGCCTATCAGCGACGGGATTCCCAtagtggacattcgttgatgGCGATGTTTCCTCagccagaacatgcatggcacAGTGGTAGGGAGGGTGCCATTAGGataagcgatatcacagagatggtgcactttgctgcacccgatactcgccttgtcaggtggtgttctagaGCATGTCGCGCGCTAGCTCGCCCCTCGAATAGAAGACTTATCCGCGGGACTGGTTACTACACATGAATagcgttcaagttgccccagtCCAGATGACGAcgcgtgtagggttggatgttaccagttactccaacctagatgatgacacgtgtagggctgggtgttacctgctatcccagcccagatggcgacacgtgcagggctggatgcgagccacgcgtccaaaagcataacggcctggagagagaagaaacctagctataaaggtaaccttaacagaatttgtaGAGGTACGTTTCcattacggctcattctgctagggttgtgtgcttttcagtacggtcctacagagcatatatttctctcagttttttgggtgttcttgtcgctgacttgagcgtcggagcgccaccggccgtaGAGGCGCCAccgtgtgtttttcaggttctcagaaaGGCTATCTGTGGtgcggacttggagggcacgtggagccaagctggtgaggaagaccgtgacgaggcaacgctcttgcgctatgtcaaccggcaggatcagaaactataaagagagatatttaattgaagcccattcttggaagcttgtagacttctttggctttaggcttgatcctctctttattttatgtcttcttttaattttgagaagactagaaggaagaacttcaaatatgTGGGTGAataacctcttccttcattTATAAAAGCCTCTCCTATGTGATCTCCATCATCATCACTCTTCTTCTTATTACTCTTCGATCTGCTTTTGCCTCTACAACTTGCAAAAGTTTCAACTTGCTCTTTGCTTTCTTGAATCCCAAGGCGCTTATTGCCAAAGGTATTGCTAGCTTTGTCATCACTTAGGATGAGAAAGGGTCTCGTCTCTTTtatggcctcgacatcgctcgaaGGCGAGGAGGGCTTATCTTATCTGTATTGGGTGTCCACGCTTGAGGAGAGACCTGCTGAACGCGAGGTCGTATcgtcctcagcgtgtctaaacacttgggacaaagtcacgcttctggtgcccacgcccgtggagaggcctattatagcagcgccgtatcgtccacgaggtgtctaaacacctaGGCAACTTCGCCCTTATCTCtgcgcttggtgcccacgcctgaggagaggcccaCCCGGGGGTAATGTCGTTTCGTCCCcagggtgtctgaaaacaccaaggcgatcagtgttcttggtgcccacgcccagggAGAGGCGTGTGGGAAACATCGTCGTATCGTCcctggtgtgtctaaacacTAAGATGACCAGGGATTTTGGTGATTACGCCTAAGGAGAAGGTTTCCCAAAGGATGGCGCTTCTCCTCAGTGCGTCTATGTACACCAAGTGACCTGGTTCTCCACTGCTCCGAACTTCTTACTGTCTGGTGCCCACGCTCGAAGGAAACGCCCCCCGCCACTTCCTtccgaggtgtctaaacatcagacaccgaggctagctattcctacctgaggagggggcgtcccggaggaatcccttaacccctactcaGGGACTAGATGCCcgaattttaacttatactgagTGTACCTTTTGACTTGACGTCTACGCATGGGCATGTGCTCACGTTACTAGCTTTCCTTTTCACGCACGCTCCCTTATCTGGCGATGCCCACGCTTGGTgacgcctcatcctggcgacgcctacgcctggcgacgccttgatcctttgtttttttgtttcttaatcttTGCTATTACATTGGGTGAGATGGAAAAGCTGAGACAAagttttcttgaacttcttttttacttgggtgatctcattaaaaaacccccgagagggaaaaagagtgtcccctttacaactGTCTACTTCATAAttcttcaactgaaataaaattttaaattggccGCATTCCAACTGCGTGGGATGGGCCCCCCTCTAGAGTCTCTAACTTGTACGAACCATTTCCCTTggcttcggttattctgaaaggtctggtccacttgggggacaaccTCTTCTCCAACTCATAAGGATGAGCCTTCCGCATGACCAAGTCAGCTACTTGGAACTGCCGcagctttaccttagagctatactgATGTTCCACTCTCCTTTCCACAGCTTCAGCCTTTATCCTCGCTTCTTCTCTGGCCTCGTCTAATAGGTCTagattcacctttctttctGAGTTGGATTCTTCTGCCACAAAGCTTAGGAAACGTGGAGAACTCTTGTGGATCTCTACCGGGATCATGGCGTCTGACCCGTATActaggctgaaaggcgtctccatggtggaagattgaggcgtggtgtggtaagcccacacaatccttggcacttctTCTACCCACGcccccttggctttctctagtcttcgcttcagccccctcaataaaactctatttgctgactctacctgcccattcgtctgggggtgttcgactgatgcaaacacttgcttgatCCCTACCTCTGCACACagcttccccaactgttggctcgcaaactgagtgtCATTATCCGATATGAGACGCCTTGGCACcccgaaacgacacacaatgttctttcaaacaaagtgttgtaccttgtgcgcagtgatctgtgccactggttctgcctctatccacttcgtgaagtactcgatggcgactatcaaatacttcatctgccttatcgccagagggaaaggccccagaatatcgattccccatgtgtggaagggCCATGGGCTGTAAATCGATCTCAGTTCCTCTGGAGGCGCCTTATACCAGTCTGCATGCAtctggcactgcttgcatcgcTGGGCGTATCTTATACAATCTTCCCTCACTGATGGCCAATAAAACCCTGCACGAATCACCTTGGAAGCTAATGATCTTCCCCCCACGTGGCTTCCGCAAATCCCCTCGTGAAGCTCTAACATGATCCTCGTACACTTGTCGCCACTCACACATGTCAGAATTGGGTGCGTGAACCCATGCCTAAATAGCACACCATCAATGAGAGTGTACCTTgcagagttcttctttatcctcTTTCCCTCTCCAGGCTCTGCTTGGAGAATTCCATCTGCAATGTATCGCCTATAAGGCGTCATCCACGTGTCACCTTCCTCCAAGGCACATACTTGTACACACTTCTCTCCTTCGGGCGAGGCCGCATAGGTGTTGATGCGGGGTGTCCTCGCCGTATCTTGAATCAAAGAGCGATGGCTCCTTGGCTTTCCTCTTGTTGCGCTAATGTGAAGaacgtccaccctgttgtctgccACAAACTTTTGCGGcgttttgagcgtctcttggatgactgtcctctgccttccccccttgcctgagctgtccaacttggcgagcaggtcatctctggcattttgctctctagggacatgcaccagctcaaacgtAGCGAAAGCTCCCTTCAACACTTGGACATACCTTAGATATGCTGCCATTTGCGGGTCCTTTGCCTGATACTCCCCAGTCACCTGCCCTGTGACCAACTATAAATTACTTTTTGCCAAGAGGCTCTATGcgcccatttccttggccaagagcattccagcAATCAGCACCTCGTACTCAGCTTAGTTATTGcttgctttgaaggcgaagcgtaagGCTTGTTTGATCAACACTCCgttaggcccctccaagattattCCCACGCCACTCCCCTATtgattggaggacccatccactgagagcatccactgtgaTCCTAACTCCACCTCTTGAGGGCCTCCTCCTGGTGAGAGCTCTGCGACGAAATCGGCGTAGACTTGTcctttgatggatcccctgGGTTCGTACaggatatcaaactctgacagctccaccgcccagcgaaccatccttccagctacatctggcttctgaagtactttctgaatggggaggttcgtcatcaccaccactgtgaagctgtgaaaatagtggcggagcctctTGGCCGAGAACACAACTGCCAATGCTGCCTTTTCCAACGACTGGTACCTCGACTCTGGGCCTTGCAAagccttgcttacaaagtagatagGCCTTTGCACTTgatcctgctcctggaccagcataGAACTGATAGCCCACTCAGTCACAACGAAGTACAAACGAAGGGGGGCGCCTGCCCGTGGCTTGCAAAGTacaggtggcgtcgccaagtactccttcaacttgaagaatgctgcttcacactcatctgtccatgcaaaacggctattcctcttgaggcactgaaagtaggggtggcccttctcacctccagcagatacgaaccTTGACAAAGCTGCCATCCGCCcagtcagctgctgcacttctttcactaacgttgggctcctcatggtaATGATAGTTAcgcacttatcagggttcgcttctatccccctctcagtgagcataaatcctaagaacttccccgcctcgacgccaaaaacgcatttttccgggtttaacttgaggTTGTACTTGGATATGGTGGCGAACAGCTCCTCCAGGTCATGGGGGTGTCGCCCTCTATCCTgagaggtcaccaccatgtcatcacACATAGGTGTGCACGTTTCTTCCCAGCATTAGcgcaaggaccttgtccattagtctctggtaggaggCGCCTGCGTTCTTCAgtccaaacggcatcaccttgtaacagtaactgcacgtctccgtcatgaacgccgttttgctctcgtcccttggatgcatttttatctgattgtaccccgaaaATGCGTCTAAGAAACTCAACATCTTGCACCCTGAGGCGCTATCCACCAATGCGTCGATGCTAGGTAAGGGGTACGAATCCTTAGGGCACGCCTTGTTTAAGTCCGTGAAGTCGatgcacattctccactttccgttcgccttcttcaccaagacaATGTTGGCCAGCCACTtagggtattgtatctccctgatgtgtccAACACTTAGCAATTTCTGTGTTTCTTCCTTCACGACGTGGCAcctttcttcgttgaacttcctccttctctgtcgTACAAGGCGAACCTTGGCGTCCATGGTAAGgtggtggcacaaaaaatctgggtcgatgcctgCATGTCTGAGGCGGTCCAGGCGAATGCATCTAACTGGCGCGAGATCACTGCTGCCACTTCGTCTTGTTCTTCTTGGCTCAACAAACGCCCCAGCTTGAATATCTTGCCATCAATCTGCCTCTCTACCACGTTGTCGACTGGTTGGGGTCGCCTATCTCGCACGCTCTCTGCACGAGATTCATTTATGCGATCTTCTTCTATAGGAGTCGCCCTATCGGGTGCTTCGGGCGTCGCCTCCTCTGACGCTTCTTCCATGGGTGAGGCCTCTCCGTGTGCTTCTTCTAAGGGCGCATCTTCCTTGGACGTCGCCTCCGTGTGTGAGGCCTCAATAGGCGTCGACTCCGCGGGCGTAGCCTCTTCCAAGGGCTCTACCCCTATTGGCGTATCCGAAACGGGCGATCGTTCAAgtaccatgaacacgcctctctttgtcttcaagctattttcatagcattttcggGCCTCCTCTTGATCAGATTTGATCACAATTACCTTGCCATTAAGATCTggaagcttcatcttcatgtggcgcgtggaggccactgctcttagcctattcagcgctggtcttcccaacaagatgttgtaggctgaattgGCATTCACGACTAGATACCtaatgctttcggtacgcgacgtcgttccatcagtgaacgtcgtcctcagctccaggTAGCCACGCACCTCAACTTGGTCCCCTGTAAACCCGTACAATCATCCAGTGTAGGGCCTCAGCAAGTtaggggacaactgcaacttattgaacgtcgaccaaaacatgacatctgcagaactgccctggtcgacgagaaccctgtgcacctttctcccagctgtgacaaccgaaatgaccacggggtcattgtcatgtgggacAACATCTCGtaggtcagcccttgtgaacACAAGGTCTGATTCCCATTGATCATCTGAACCCTCCTCAGCAACTGAGTTTACTGACCTCAGATACCTCTTGCActgagaggcagtgggtcctcctcCATAAAAGCCACCAGAGATGGTGTGTACTTCTCCATGGATTGGCATTTCATGCGCTTGATCCTCCTCTGGCACCGCTAGGGCTGTGGTCGTGGCAGGCCCAGCAAGATGATCCTTGAGAAAGCCATTCTTCACGAGCTCATCAAGCTGATGGCCCAGCGCCAAGCAGTTGTTCATATGGTGCCCAAacgcctcgtggaactcgcaccatgagtctttacgaggccccaacaccttgtcagacttcactggtggcctcaacctgtcagctatgttgggcacaacaatAAGATCCTTCAACTCCATCACGAAATTGTGCCTTAACGGCCTATTTCTGTTCCTCACCTGCCTGTCCCCCTCtgctgccccccttgcctgaggcCTCCTTGCCTCGTATGGGCGCTTCCTGTCTTGGTTCTTTCTCCCTGTCGTGACCTCGTTGACCCTGGCGGGTTGTGCACGCGACTGCATCATGCCCATGACTtgctgcatggtcatctcttcactctcaGCGCGCGTCGAACCTTGCCTCGTGGACCTCATCATCTGCGGTTTTTGGAACTTCTTCTAGCTGTCGTGCAACTCCAGGGGATAAAGAAACATTgggaactcaaactaaaacgAACACGATCAAACAACAAACTGGAACTGAGGCAATAAGTGAAAATACACCAATTTCCCAACGAACGGTTGCTCCTTGTAAAATCTCGAAGAAACTGAGTCGAAAACTGCAACTGGAAACTGAACACTTGCGGTGGGACTGATATTTTagatcgggccccacggtgggcgcaaAATGTTCCCGCCGGCTGACTGGATTGTGCTTTGTGCGTAGCTAAGACTCGCGTATCAAGGACTCCCTCGTCTTTGCTCCAAATCTCCACCCTTCACtgccgtgagtacctgaaacagagagaacaaaggggcgccctcgcggccgtttacACTCCGACGATTAAGTCAACTAGCtaataagtgtctaatttcagtaatatttcatattaaaatataggcacttatgaggatttattgctaatttacatataaaataatctctaatttatgaatttatacctttttacatttttatgagctttatttgaataagagcattttattcccaaatttggtgttaattgaaGATTTCTAGggaagattgaagatttggaataaaggagaataatttgagaggaaaacaccatagagtgaattgtaacccaattgggagaatggaaggtgctagaagtatgcgtggctaattctaccctttgggattgggagtaatctgctcaaagtcttatgtattgaggtgatatcttatatattaatattcagttcttgattgattattggtattgttgttttacttttaattttttgtgacaaattgagaatcttaaatatgaccggaaggtatttttagggttcagacctgttccgtccggttgaccgggacgtcttcgtgcgcgacctcaaccgtcagctagggactccttcccacgggttacctgtggattcctgcaaaaagaggacaaaagggcgccctagcggccgtttgcactccgaggctcaagtcagccagcaagaaacaccaaaactgggcacctccgtatctgagcaccgcgtattgcactctgaaggtggtaaaaagaactgtgtagtgtgtgtatattctcgttctggcaaaccgtctctccctagtcccttgtccgtaacctcaaggctcgagcaagcaactagagtgtctctggaaaatttaccaaaagttccaaccccgttcccaacattctctgcgctatttaaactacccaagcatttaaagcgccttaaagcgcttttaatcacaaacgtaacgtgctcattaaagcgtttaattagaaaacggagcgcatttaagacgttgaaatgcttgggagccattatagtacctgaacgctcgaaacggaaactgtattgaatgacttaattacctggcacctgactaaagggtgtttctattctgacctggctgtcgtacacgtggaggaccTTACGAcaccatgaccccatctgggggcgtttctgcccagctggggacgtttctacgtgtgagtcctcctgcctgggagtgctactgcgcaaggggtgacttcttgggtgccaactcatgcccccaatcatctagtcacttactttgagagcatatctgccttcctctcgtaccctgggcgtgaccttcctcttgagtcgtatctctcccaaaggcgtctctggggcggcaggggtacttcacgagtcaggctgccctacgcTGGTGCTATcgctatggccttgaagccaccttttccttctctttatcactgccccgggttatcgggacctgaggccttcccatggcgtcgctccctccatggtctttcctgcccatgggtatcggggaaccacactgtgattgccttgctttggtaatgtttgatctggcgacgccctggttgggcgacgccttcacctaggcgacgccttgccttggcgacgccttgccttggcgacgcctcttcttgacgacgctggcacttagcgtctcttcacctaggcaacgccttgtgttgactttgacccctcgtgttgactttgaccttgacttagtcaacgcccgggtacgggacggtacaagacctaaacaacaatacttaacatatttgagtgctaggaatagacttgaaatgttaattgctattaaacgtctgagcttcgttctaagttgttcttataattatgcgagggatcgatagttatgGGACATTCTTAaagattttatatgcgaggaatctataaaaatgatttttatacgggcatcaatttcaatcaaagaacttaatattgacaggctaatcaaaatacttgagagtgagagagatgaaactaatccttatttttctaattcaaacaactaattctatgtttgtttttttattgatcagtcccaacacaattaattcaaaactcttttaattgttctgttttatatttaacgattattgtactcgataattcactgttccttgtgggatcgatatctgtccttagggacaattattacttctgacaaacgcggtgcacttgctatacaaagtcatcaagtttttggcgccgttACCGGGAACAagtttgatttgttgagtatagtttcctaaatattgtgaatattttaattattttgatttgttttaattttgtgtttatatttgatcctgcctgttgaccagaacgctggaacctgcctcgtcaaaggatcgacatgtgcaccgcttcaaacctccgtccttcttcaagatctacctcaagaacctgcaaaagaacagagcggcgccgctgcggccgatcgcactccaacgcccaagtcagtgaccgaaccaccaaatactaagagcaagaacactcaataaatctcaaggaaccgtgcaatgttctctctcacggttagctctagaactcgcaagcgtaaagagtataatctgaacgtgcgtacctcagaaagttcgttgagaactcttatatacctggttactttctctctcctggcagttacagacctgggacacgtggctcgcatccagtcgtacacgtgccatcatctggagcctccttgacttgggcgctgcttctgactccctttttggctaagttattgatcctgcctgttgaccggaacgctggagaatgcctcgtcaaaggatcgacgtgcgcgccgcttctcaccttcgttcctctccgggatctgcttcaagaacctgcaaagaaacgatatggcgccgctgcggccgatcgcactccgacgctcaagtcagtgacggtatcaccaaatactaagaacgagaaccgtgcaaatcctctctcacaatcagctctatcactcgcaagcgtaaagtgtatgaactgaacg is part of the Phaseolus vulgaris cultivar G19833 unplaced genomic scaffold, P. vulgaris v2.0 scaffold_106, whole genome shotgun sequence genome and encodes:
- the LOC137817527 gene encoding uncharacterized protein; amino-acid sequence: MAAYLRYVQVLKGAFATFELVHVPREQNARDDLLAKLDSSGKGGRQRTVIQETLKTPQKFVADNRVDVLHISATRGKPRSHRSLIQDTARTPRINTYAASPEGEKCVQVCALEEGDTWMTPYRRYIADGILQAEPGEGKRIKKNSARYTLIDGVLFRHGFTHPILTCVSGDKCTRIMLELHEGICGSHVGGRSLASKLGKLCAEVGIKQVFASVEHPQTNGQVESANRVLLRGLKRRLEKAKGAWVEEVPRIVWAYHTTPQSSTMETPFSLVYGSDAMIPVEIHKSSPRFLSFVAEESNSERKVNLDLLDEAREEARIKAEAVERRVEHQYSSKVKLRQFQVADLVMRKAHPYELEKRLSPKWTRPFRITEAKGNGSYKLETLEGGPSHAVGMRPI